AAGGCCGCGCCACGCGCGCCCGCGGGCTGCAGGATCGCCGCGCGGCCGTAATCGCGGACCGCCCGGCCATTCATGTCGCGCACCCCGAGACGTGCCCAGTCCGAGGGCATCCGCTTGACCGAGCGGTCGGCCAGACGGTGATCGAAGCCCCGCGGCAGCTGCACCTCGACGCCCCAGGGCTGCCCCCTGGTCCAGCCGAAATGCGCCAGATAGGCGGCGGTCGAGGCCAGCGCATCGGTCGGATCCTCCGACCAGATGTCGCGCCGTCCGTCACCCGTGAAATCGACCGCATGTTCGAGATAGGAGGTCGGCATGAACTGGGTATGGCCCATCGCCCCGGCCCAGCTTCCGGTCATGTGCCGGGCATCGGTATCGCCCGACTGGATGATCTTCAGCGCCGCCACCAGCTGGGCCTCGAAGAACGAGGCGCGGCGCCCATCATAGGCCAGCGTCGCCAGCGACGAGATGATCGGCGCCGAGCCGCGATAGCTGCCATAGGAGGTCTCCATGCCCCAGATCGCGGCGACGATCTCCTTGTCGACGCCGTAGCGCGCCTCGATCCGTTCCAGCACCGCACCATATCGCGTCAGCGCCGCGCGGCCGTCCCGGACCCGGGCCTCGGAGACCGCATTGTCGAGATAGTCCCAGATCGGCGTGACGAATTCCGACTGGTTGCGGTCGCGCCGGATCACGTCGGCCTGGAAGCGCGCGCCCTCGAAGGCCCGGTCGAAGACGCCCGGCGCGATGCCCTGCGTAAGCGCCCGGCCGCGAAAGCCCGCGATCCAGCCCGGAAAGCCCCGCGCCTCGTCGGCGACGGTA
The genomic region above belongs to Rhodovulum sulfidophilum DSM 1374 and contains:
- a CDS encoding lytic murein transglycosylase translates to MTRYRSLAPGLGVALGAALGLGGPADAMLERVPRPLPRPDTLEMRQSPRPEIRSAVVAALARAGAPDTVADEARGFPGWIAGFRGRALTQGIAPGVFDRAFEGARFQADVIRRDRNQSEFVTPIWDYLDNAVSEARVRDGRAALTRYGAVLERIEARYGVDKEIVAAIWGMETSYGSYRGSAPIISSLATLAYDGRRASFFEAQLVAALKIIQSGDTDARHMTGSWAGAMGHTQFMPTSYLEHAVDFTGDGRRDIWSEDPTDALASTAAYLAHFGWTRGQPWGVEVQLPRGFDHRLADRSVKRMPSDWARLGVRDMNGRAVRDYGRAAILQPAGARGAAFMIFDNFRVIERYNPADAYVIGVGHLADRLKGGGPIRGSWPRDDRALASAERKELQERLTRAGFDTGGVDGRIGPNTVSALRAYQSAVGMIPDGYASMAVLRRLR